One window of the Gammaproteobacteria bacterium genome contains the following:
- a CDS encoding 6-bladed beta-propeller has protein sequence MSTRCRTAEAVWPTIGLVIALGGCGSENSAPSMAALPQSDLPPGVVVRELQVRRARTIDLGRDSDGFVNAITEVARSDSLLFVLDGMARTITAYRESNGAFVHSFGGQGRGPGEFGDPMALAVFDDTVYVVDPTLGPRVSVFRHDGTFIELRDLQVTGSPTDITADAAGLVVITPFRPEEKSGQWHIAHRLTHGGEWVSSSCSRDGRFAISEAEGGVLARMQYSYLTATTDAISCTQADLADLSGD, from the coding sequence ATGTCAACACGCTGTCGCACGGCGGAAGCGGTGTGGCCGACCATCGGTCTCGTGATTGCCCTGGGTGGTTGCGGTTCCGAGAACTCGGCCCCCTCCATGGCCGCATTGCCCCAGAGTGACCTCCCCCCCGGCGTTGTCGTACGGGAGCTTCAGGTTCGGCGCGCACGGACCATCGACCTGGGCCGCGATAGCGACGGATTCGTCAACGCAATCACGGAAGTTGCGCGATCGGACTCGCTGCTGTTCGTGCTCGATGGAATGGCCCGGACCATAACAGCATACCGGGAGTCGAACGGAGCCTTCGTGCACAGCTTCGGGGGACAGGGTCGTGGACCGGGGGAGTTCGGCGATCCGATGGCTCTGGCTGTCTTCGATGATACCGTCTACGTAGTCGACCCAACGCTTGGGCCGAGAGTTTCAGTGTTCAGGCACGACGGGACCTTCATCGAGCTTCGAGACCTGCAGGTGACGGGCAGTCCGACAGACATCACCGCAGATGCGGCCGGGCTGGTAGTCATCACGCCTTTCCGGCCGGAGGAGAAGTCCGGCCAGTGGCACATCGCTCATCGGCTCACCCACGGGGGTGAGTGGGTGTCGAGTTCGTGCTCCAGAGACGGCCGCTTTGCAATCAGCGAGGCGGAGGGCGGGGTGCTCGCTCGGATGCAGTACTCCTATCTGACTGCAACTACGGACGCCATCAGCTGCACGCAGGCTGATCTCGCCGACCTTTCAGGTGATTGA
- the erm gene encoding 23S ribosomal RNA methyltransferase Erm produces MSRHRTPRRADLSQHFLRSRALAASLIAQAPLSHEDLVVEIGPGRGILTRELARRCREVVAVEFDGALSEALRTRFRSHTRVTIVRSDFLRFRLPDVPYKVLGNTPFNRTAAIVRRLVQADSRPQDAYLVVQREAAERFAGTPHSRETLSSLLLKPWWQIEIARRFRRTDFDPPPGVDAVALWLARRTRPLVDRFQAVDYRRFIQSCFGRDGRSIRRCLRPEFTRTQVYRLSRDLRFDPSGPPRGLTFDQWLALFRFWRLTRS; encoded by the coding sequence GTGTCCAGGCATCGGACACCCAGGCGTGCGGACCTCTCACAGCACTTCCTTCGGAGCAGGGCGCTTGCCGCTAGCCTGATCGCCCAGGCTCCCCTCTCACACGAGGACCTGGTTGTCGAGATCGGGCCGGGCCGTGGTATTCTCACTCGAGAACTGGCGCGTCGATGCCGTGAGGTCGTTGCCGTAGAGTTCGACGGAGCACTATCCGAGGCGCTTCGTACGCGTTTCCGGAGTCACACCCGTGTCACGATTGTCCGGTCCGACTTCCTCCGGTTTCGGCTACCCGATGTCCCCTACAAGGTCCTGGGGAACACTCCGTTCAATCGGACTGCTGCAATCGTCCGGCGGCTTGTCCAGGCCGATTCTCGACCGCAGGACGCCTATCTCGTGGTCCAACGTGAAGCGGCGGAGCGGTTTGCGGGTACGCCCCATTCCCGAGAGACCCTGTCCTCGCTGCTACTCAAGCCGTGGTGGCAGATCGAGATCGCGCGGCGCTTTCGCCGTACCGACTTCGATCCCCCTCCTGGGGTCGACGCCGTCGCGCTCTGGCTCGCCCGCCGAACAAGACCGCTTGTGGACCGATTCCAGGCGGTGGACTACCGGCGCTTCATCCAGAGCTGCTTCGGTCGCGACGGCCGCTCGATCAGGCGGTGCCTGCGACCCGAATTCACGCGAACGCAGGTCTACCGCCTGAGCCGGGATCTCAGGTTCGATCCTTCCGGACCACCCCGCGGCCTCACCTTCGACCAGTGGCTCGCATTGTTCAGGTTCTGGAGGCTGACTCGGTCGTAG
- a CDS encoding ABC transporter permease: protein MTVAGRTLTPGFIAGSCILAGWVLLAIFAALGSPHDPLVTVSGAREAPSAEFWFGTDRLGRDVFSRVIYGARVSLILGFISVAIGSVLGSALGLVSGYYRGPVDTVLMRMVDAMLAFPGILLALVVIAALGPSITNVMVAVGVSTIPRYARLVRGTVLTVREQEYIDAARLLGVPDLKIILRHVLPNTAIPLLVLSTLEFGHAISVGAGLSFLGLGAQPPTPEWGLMVAVGRDVLGRAWWISTFPGLAIFTVVMATNLLGDSLQEMLDPRLKGR from the coding sequence ATGACGGTCGCTGGCCGCACCCTGACCCCGGGTTTCATCGCGGGGAGCTGCATTCTCGCGGGATGGGTGCTGCTGGCGATCTTCGCCGCCCTCGGCTCGCCCCATGATCCGCTGGTCACGGTCTCGGGGGCACGCGAGGCGCCGTCGGCGGAGTTCTGGTTCGGGACGGACCGGCTCGGCAGGGACGTGTTCAGCCGCGTGATCTACGGCGCGCGAGTGTCGCTCATCCTCGGGTTCATCAGCGTCGCCATCGGCTCGGTGCTGGGCTCGGCGCTCGGGCTCGTGTCCGGCTACTACCGCGGCCCGGTGGACACGGTGCTGATGCGCATGGTGGATGCGATGCTGGCCTTTCCCGGCATCCTCCTGGCCCTTGTCGTCATCGCGGCCCTCGGCCCGAGCATCACGAACGTCATGGTCGCGGTCGGCGTGTCCACGATCCCGCGCTACGCGCGCCTGGTGCGGGGGACGGTGCTGACCGTGCGGGAGCAGGAATACATCGACGCGGCCCGGCTCCTGGGCGTGCCGGACCTCAAAATCATCCTGCGGCACGTGCTTCCGAACACGGCGATCCCGCTGCTCGTGCTCTCGACGCTCGAGTTCGGACACGCGATATCGGTGGGCGCGGGATTGAGTTTTCTGGGACTGGGCGCGCAACCCCCGACGCCGGAGTGGGGACTGATGGTCGCCGTGGGAAGGGACGTGCTGGGGCGGGCGTGGTGGATTTCCACCTTCCCCGGGCTCGCCATATTCACAGTGGTCATGGCCACCAATCTCCTTGGCGACAGCCTGCAGGAGATGCTGGACCCGAGGCTGAAGGGCCGGTGA
- a CDS encoding ABC transporter permease: protein MRKAAAHPMFANYLAGRIAQLGIVLLLVSVAVFSIMHALPGDPVQLMLSGAESGSVTPERQEQLREEMGLNDPLYVQYGRFLRGAVTADLGTSVRLRAPVLDLILDRLGSTLALSLGGILFAVIIGVTTGVMAALKQGSWIDGFSRVLAYAGVSLPLFWLGLLLILVFAFWLPWFPPAGSEGLRSLVLPSLSLGLLSAGVIARLTRASLLEVLVEDYVRAAWAKGLPKRIVYLRHALRNAFLPVLTILGLQFGAMLAGAVVTETVFSRPGLGRLVVSAILWKDYPLVQGIVLFMATAYVLVNLLVDLLAAWLDPRIRDATPA from the coding sequence ATGCGAAAGGCCGCCGCTCACCCCATGTTCGCCAACTACCTCGCCGGACGTATAGCCCAACTGGGGATCGTGCTGCTCCTGGTGTCGGTCGCGGTCTTCTCGATCATGCACGCCCTCCCCGGCGATCCCGTGCAGCTGATGCTCTCCGGCGCAGAGAGCGGATCGGTGACGCCGGAGCGGCAGGAGCAACTGCGCGAGGAGATGGGGCTCAACGACCCGCTCTACGTGCAGTACGGCCGGTTCCTGCGGGGCGCGGTCACGGCCGATCTGGGAACCTCGGTCCGGCTGCGCGCGCCCGTCCTCGACCTGATCCTCGACCGCCTGGGCTCGACGCTCGCTCTCAGCCTGGGCGGCATCCTCTTCGCGGTGATCATCGGGGTGACCACGGGCGTGATGGCGGCGCTCAAGCAGGGCTCGTGGATCGACGGCTTCAGCCGGGTGCTCGCCTACGCCGGGGTGTCGCTGCCCCTCTTCTGGCTCGGTCTCCTGCTGATCCTCGTGTTTGCGTTCTGGCTGCCGTGGTTCCCGCCGGCGGGATCGGAAGGACTCCGCTCGCTCGTGCTTCCCAGCCTGTCGCTGGGGCTCTTGTCTGCTGGGGTAATCGCGCGGCTGACGCGGGCGTCACTGCTCGAGGTACTCGTCGAAGACTACGTGCGCGCGGCGTGGGCGAAGGGCCTGCCCAAGCGCATCGTCTATCTGCGGCACGCGCTCCGGAACGCCTTCCTCCCGGTTCTGACCATCCTCGGGCTCCAGTTTGGGGCGATGCTCGCGGGCGCGGTCGTGACAGAAACGGTCTTCAGCCGCCCCGGGCTGGGCCGCCTGGTGGTGAGCGCGATCCTCTGGAAGGACTATCCGCTGGTGCAGGGAATCGTGCTGTTCATGGCCACGGCGTACGTCCTCGTGAACCTGCTCGTGGATCTGCTGGCGGCCTGGCTCGATCCGCGCATTCGGGACGCGACCCCGGCATGA